A genomic segment from Lignipirellula cremea encodes:
- a CDS encoding ARPP-1 family domain-containing protein: MELFQVEVGSPLTFHQLSVFPLFSSRTSGVDYLLVDEAVPDGGVVVEEVSEAGSVPNLKVENRTDRLVLFLEGEELVGARQNRVLNTSLLVAAGGQAQIPVSCVEQGRWRFTSRQFASGSHSSSKLRMALKASVASSLRQEAGHRSDQSAVWAEVSRQQSALDTNSATAAMSDTMIAHAEGVERYRDQLPFVKNSSGLAVAIGAQLVAVDLFDKPATCEKIWKRLLSGYILEAFEAKTAGLTDIAAVESLLAELNALPWTPAAAACEGKELRTAQGDRLHGSALLYDDTLIHASVMLAS; the protein is encoded by the coding sequence ATGGAGCTTTTTCAAGTCGAGGTCGGATCGCCGTTAACTTTCCATCAGTTGTCGGTGTTTCCGTTGTTTTCCAGCCGAACCAGTGGGGTCGACTATCTGCTGGTCGACGAGGCCGTGCCCGACGGCGGCGTGGTCGTGGAAGAAGTTTCCGAGGCCGGGTCGGTCCCCAACCTGAAGGTGGAAAACCGGACGGACCGGTTGGTGCTGTTTCTGGAAGGGGAGGAACTGGTCGGCGCCCGACAGAATCGCGTGCTGAATACGTCGTTGCTGGTGGCGGCCGGCGGGCAGGCCCAGATTCCGGTCAGCTGTGTTGAGCAGGGCCGCTGGCGGTTCACTTCGCGGCAGTTCGCCAGCGGCTCGCATTCTTCGTCCAAGTTGCGCATGGCGCTCAAGGCTTCAGTCGCGTCGTCGCTGCGACAGGAGGCCGGGCATCGCTCCGATCAGAGCGCAGTCTGGGCGGAAGTCTCCCGGCAGCAGTCGGCCCTGGACACCAACTCGGCGACGGCTGCCATGTCGGACACCATGATCGCCCATGCCGAAGGCGTAGAACGGTATCGTGATCAATTGCCGTTTGTCAAAAACTCCAGCGGACTGGCGGTGGCGATCGGCGCGCAACTGGTCGCGGTCGACCTGTTCGACAAGCCGGCCACCTGCGAGAAAATCTGGAAGCGATTGCTGTCGGGCTACATTCTGGAAGCGTTCGAAGCCAAGACCGCCGGCCTGACCGACATTGCCGCCGTGGAGTCGCTGCTGGCGGAGCTGAACGCACTGCCGTGGACGCCGGCCGCGGCCGCCTGTGAGGGAAAAGAGCTGCGGACCGCGCAAGGGGATCGCCTGCATGGTTCCGCTTTGCTGTACGACGACACGCTGATCCACGCCAGCGTGATGCTGGCCAGTTGA
- a CDS encoding Gfo/Idh/MocA family protein — protein MSDRGSPASLTRRDWLAGTTLAAVGFWSFPTPARAATPMTRLNLGQIGVGNRGFNNLAELVGEQTTALCDVDAKFLARSAEVHPDARKYRDFRELLAQPGLDAVAISTPDHTHAPAAVAALRQGLHVYCEKPLAHTIASTRRLARLAKEQGVVTQMGNQHHASEGYRQAVAWLRSGVIGPVAEVHAWTSRPLWPQGVPRPPAKPVPPTLDWDLWLGPAPPRPYADGYHPYDWRGFWDFGSGALGDMGPHLLDPVVSGLRLQLPTHISAESTPVTAESPPRSSTVRYQFPAAADRGPVSLTWYDGGRYPGQEITTVKRPPDSGVMLLGERARLFIPVLGGTPRIVPHPGKEKGVPPEVPLEPINHQQQWADACRGQTQAASSFAYGALLTEISLLGNLALRVGQPINWDAAAMRARDCPAAAQYIGAADETSK, from the coding sequence ATGAGTGATCGAGGTTCGCCAGCCAGCCTGACCCGCCGCGACTGGCTGGCGGGAACGACGCTCGCGGCCGTCGGTTTCTGGAGCTTCCCCACTCCAGCCCGGGCGGCGACTCCGATGACCCGCTTGAACCTGGGGCAGATCGGCGTTGGCAATCGCGGCTTCAACAACCTCGCGGAGCTGGTCGGCGAACAGACGACCGCCTTGTGCGATGTCGATGCAAAGTTCCTGGCCCGGTCCGCCGAAGTACATCCCGACGCCCGCAAGTATCGCGACTTCCGCGAGCTGCTGGCCCAGCCTGGTCTCGATGCGGTGGCGATCAGCACGCCCGATCACACACACGCCCCGGCCGCCGTCGCTGCGCTCCGCCAGGGGCTGCATGTTTACTGTGAGAAACCGCTGGCCCATACGATCGCCTCGACCCGGCGCCTGGCCCGCCTGGCGAAGGAGCAGGGCGTCGTCACGCAGATGGGGAACCAGCATCATGCCAGCGAAGGCTATCGCCAGGCCGTGGCCTGGCTGCGGTCGGGCGTGATCGGTCCGGTGGCGGAAGTGCATGCCTGGACCAGTCGTCCTTTATGGCCGCAAGGCGTGCCGCGTCCGCCGGCGAAGCCCGTTCCGCCGACGCTGGACTGGGACCTGTGGCTGGGTCCTGCGCCGCCGCGACCTTATGCCGACGGCTATCATCCTTATGACTGGCGCGGCTTCTGGGATTTCGGCAGCGGCGCGCTGGGCGACATGGGACCGCATCTGTTGGATCCGGTCGTCAGCGGCTTGCGGCTGCAGTTGCCCACGCACATTTCGGCCGAGAGCACGCCCGTCACCGCCGAATCGCCGCCTCGGTCGAGCACGGTGCGTTATCAGTTTCCCGCGGCCGCAGACCGCGGGCCCGTGTCGCTCACCTGGTACGATGGCGGCCGTTATCCGGGCCAGGAGATCACCACCGTCAAACGCCCGCCGGACAGCGGCGTCATGCTGCTGGGCGAACGGGCCCGGCTGTTCATCCCCGTGCTGGGCGGAACGCCGCGGATCGTTCCGCACCCGGGGAAGGAGAAAGGCGTCCCGCCCGAGGTTCCTCTCGAGCCGATCAACCACCAGCAACAATGGGCCGACGCCTGCCGGGGCCAGACCCAGGCCGCCAGCAGCTTCGCCTATGGAGCGTTGCTGACCGAGATCAGCCTGCTGGGCAATCTGGCGCTCCGCGTCGGCCAGCCGATAAACTGGGACGCCGCCGCCATGCGGGCGCGTGACTGTCCGGCCGCCGCGCAGTACATTGGCGCCGCCGACGAAACATCAAAGTGA
- a CDS encoding phytanoyl-CoA dioxygenase family protein gives MAEAVSDSTPFFSDDQLAQFQRDGFLLVKQLLDAEETSLLQQTVRADQRMREHAMDVKDTAGRRTNLTLWNHPGDDIYGAIARSERIAGALEQLLGDEVYHYHSKLSAKEPRVGGAWEWHQDYGYWYNNGCLFPDMASLFIAIDPNTRENGCMQVLTGSHHLGRIEHGRFGEQTGADPERVAVAKERLPLVYCTMDPGDGLFFHSNLLHASDANLSEHARWSLLCCYNTRTNNPYKESHHPRYTPLKKLPHTAIRTAGLAGAQAGQKFLKQEEDRTTSTRRETTSE, from the coding sequence ATGGCGGAAGCTGTATCTGACTCAACTCCATTCTTTTCCGACGACCAGCTCGCCCAGTTCCAGCGCGACGGCTTCCTGCTGGTGAAGCAGCTGTTGGACGCCGAAGAAACCTCCCTGCTGCAGCAAACGGTTCGCGCCGACCAGCGGATGCGGGAGCACGCGATGGATGTCAAAGACACCGCCGGCCGCCGCACCAATCTCACGCTCTGGAACCATCCCGGCGACGATATCTACGGCGCCATTGCCCGCTCCGAACGGATCGCCGGCGCCTTGGAGCAACTGCTGGGGGACGAAGTCTACCACTACCATTCCAAGCTGAGCGCGAAGGAGCCGCGCGTGGGCGGCGCCTGGGAGTGGCACCAGGATTATGGCTACTGGTACAACAACGGCTGCCTGTTCCCCGACATGGCCAGCCTGTTCATCGCCATCGATCCCAACACCCGCGAGAACGGCTGCATGCAAGTGCTGACCGGCTCGCACCATCTGGGCCGCATCGAGCACGGCCGTTTCGGCGAGCAGACCGGCGCCGATCCCGAACGGGTCGCCGTGGCGAAAGAACGCTTGCCGCTGGTCTATTGCACCATGGACCCAGGCGACGGCCTGTTCTTCCACAGCAACCTGCTGCACGCGTCCGACGCCAACCTCAGCGAGCACGCCCGCTGGAGCCTGCTCTGCTGTTACAACACACGCACCAACAACCCGTACAAAGAATCGCACCACCCCCGTTACACGCCGCTCAAGAAACTCCCCCACACCGCCATCCGCACCGCCGGCCTGGCCGGAGCCCAAGCCGGCCAGAAGTTTCTGAAACAGGAAGAAGACCGGACGACCAGCACTCGTCGGGAAACAACCAGCGAGTAA
- a CDS encoding DUF1328 family protein, producing the protein MLRLALFFIVMALLLGLLGFSGIAAGFSSIAYVLFVVFLVLFVISAVAGALTGRPVA; encoded by the coding sequence ATGTTACGCCTCGCTCTCTTTTTCATCGTGATGGCTCTGCTCCTCGGCCTCCTTGGCTTTTCGGGAATCGCCGCTGGCTTCTCAAGCATCGCCTACGTTCTGTTCGTCGTGTTCCTGGTGCTGTTCGTGATCTCTGCGGTCGCCGGCGCCCTGACTGGCAGGCCCGTTGCTTAG
- a CDS encoding DUF1501 domain-containing protein — MIDPTTVQLNRRAFLSNAGVGLGSAALATLLAESHGGRQAAAAEAASATGGLPGLPHHAPRAKRVIFLCMAGGPSHLETFDYKPELARLDGQPMPDSYTQGQPIAQLQGQKLKCQGPLTRFAKYGESGQLISDFLPWHAKMADDLCVVRSLVTEQINHDPAHTFMNTGTAISGRPSMGAWVNYGLGSESQDLPGFVVLTSVGGRNPQPIASRQWSAGFLPSRYQGVEFNSSGDPVNYVSRPAGVDSQQQRRLIDTVAQLNQRRLAQTGDPEIATQIAAYEMAFRMQTSVPDLMDLSDEPQHVLDMYGAEPGDGTYASNCLLARRLAERGVRFIHLYHRGWDHHGGLVNYMNICGGLTDKPTWALLNDLKQRDMLKDTLVVWGGEFGRTPMFQGKGGAGRDHHIKGFSMWLAGGGIRSGMSYGATDELGYNAVEDVVHVRDLHATMLHLLGIDPQRFRVKFQGLDMRLTGVEEARVVREIIS, encoded by the coding sequence ATGATCGACCCCACTACCGTTCAGCTGAATCGTCGCGCCTTTTTATCGAACGCCGGTGTCGGTCTGGGATCGGCTGCGCTGGCGACCCTGCTGGCCGAGAGCCACGGCGGACGACAGGCGGCAGCGGCCGAAGCGGCCAGCGCCACGGGCGGACTGCCCGGCTTGCCGCATCATGCGCCGCGGGCCAAACGGGTCATCTTTCTCTGCATGGCGGGCGGGCCGTCGCATCTGGAAACGTTCGACTACAAGCCGGAACTGGCCCGACTCGATGGCCAGCCGATGCCCGACTCTTACACGCAAGGGCAACCGATCGCCCAGCTGCAGGGGCAAAAACTCAAGTGCCAGGGACCGCTGACCCGTTTTGCAAAGTACGGGGAAAGCGGCCAGCTGATCAGCGACTTCCTGCCCTGGCATGCCAAGATGGCCGACGACCTGTGCGTGGTGCGGTCGCTGGTGACGGAACAGATCAATCACGATCCGGCTCATACCTTTATGAATACAGGGACGGCGATCAGCGGCCGGCCGTCGATGGGCGCCTGGGTCAATTACGGCCTGGGCAGCGAAAGCCAGGACCTGCCGGGCTTTGTCGTGCTGACCAGCGTGGGCGGTCGCAACCCGCAGCCGATCGCCTCGCGTCAGTGGTCGGCCGGATTCCTGCCCAGTCGTTACCAGGGCGTCGAATTCAACAGCAGCGGCGACCCGGTAAATTATGTCAGCCGACCGGCCGGTGTGGATTCGCAGCAGCAGCGTCGCCTGATCGATACGGTGGCGCAGCTGAACCAGCGTCGTCTGGCCCAGACGGGCGATCCGGAAATCGCGACGCAGATCGCCGCGTATGAAATGGCGTTCCGCATGCAAACCAGCGTGCCCGACCTGATGGACCTGTCCGACGAACCGCAGCATGTCCTGGATATGTACGGCGCGGAACCGGGCGACGGCACTTACGCCTCGAACTGCCTGCTGGCCCGGCGGCTGGCGGAACGCGGCGTGCGGTTCATCCACCTTTACCATCGCGGCTGGGACCACCACGGCGGACTGGTCAACTACATGAACATCTGCGGCGGCTTGACCGACAAACCGACCTGGGCCCTCCTCAACGATCTGAAGCAGCGCGACATGCTCAAAGATACGCTGGTGGTCTGGGGGGGCGAGTTCGGCCGCACTCCCATGTTCCAGGGGAAAGGCGGCGCAGGCCGCGACCACCATATCAAAGGCTTCTCCATGTGGCTGGCCGGCGGCGGCATCCGCAGCGGCATGAGTTACGGCGCCACCGACGAGCTCGGCTACAACGCGGTGGAAGACGTGGTTCATGTTCGCGACCTGCACGCCACGATGCTGCACCTGCTGGGGATCGACCCGCAGCGCTTCCGCGTAAAATTCCAGGGGCTCGACATGCGACTGACGGGCGTAGAAGAAGCCCGCGTGGTGCGCGAGATCATCAGCTAG
- a CDS encoding Gfo/Idh/MocA family protein, which produces MLTNEKGKPMLDPPLNYLPRMPRQKDVPIGCIGAGFIMADCHLPAYRRAGFRPRAIASRSRASAEKAAGSDGQMRVYDTCAELLADRELQVIDLAVPPDVQLEMVREIVRHRHIRGLLAQKPLGVDYAQAKEIVELCEQAGIVLAVNQNMRWDHSIRGCRDLLDRGLLGDPVFASIDMRAVPHWMPWQERLGWVTLRIMSIHHLDAFRFLFGDPRRVFASVRSDPRTAKKFPHEDGVCLYILEYDSGLRASSWDDVWAGPEIEGAEADIGIRWRLEGTEGLARGTIGWPKYPARTPSTLDFASTLLPGGWRQPRWEEAWFPDAFSGPMAALLCALEDGVEPEISGRDNLKTMALVDACYLSAREHRAVEIAELLV; this is translated from the coding sequence ATGTTGACGAATGAGAAAGGGAAACCAATGCTCGACCCGCCGCTCAATTACCTGCCGCGGATGCCGCGGCAGAAAGACGTGCCGATTGGCTGTATTGGCGCGGGCTTTATTATGGCCGATTGCCATTTGCCGGCGTATCGGCGGGCCGGGTTTCGGCCGCGGGCGATTGCCTCGCGGAGTCGGGCAAGCGCCGAAAAGGCGGCAGGGTCCGATGGGCAGATGCGGGTTTATGATACGTGTGCGGAGCTGCTGGCGGATCGAGAGCTGCAGGTGATCGACCTTGCCGTGCCGCCGGATGTGCAGCTGGAAATGGTGCGGGAGATCGTAAGGCATCGGCATATTCGCGGTTTGCTGGCGCAGAAACCGCTGGGGGTGGATTACGCGCAGGCGAAAGAGATCGTCGAGTTGTGCGAACAGGCCGGGATTGTGCTGGCCGTGAACCAGAACATGCGCTGGGACCATTCGATTCGCGGCTGCAGGGATCTGCTCGACCGGGGTTTGCTGGGCGATCCGGTCTTTGCCAGCATCGACATGCGGGCCGTGCCGCACTGGATGCCCTGGCAGGAACGGCTGGGCTGGGTCACGCTGCGGATCATGTCGATCCATCACCTGGATGCGTTTCGCTTTCTCTTTGGCGATCCGCGGCGGGTCTTCGCCAGTGTTCGCAGCGATCCGCGTACGGCGAAAAAGTTCCCGCATGAAGACGGCGTCTGTTTGTACATCCTGGAGTATGACAGCGGCCTGCGGGCGTCCAGCTGGGATGATGTCTGGGCGGGGCCCGAGATCGAAGGCGCCGAGGCGGACATCGGCATTCGCTGGCGGTTAGAAGGTACCGAGGGCCTGGCCCGCGGGACGATCGGCTGGCCCAAGTACCCGGCCCGCACGCCCAGCACGCTCGACTTCGCCAGTACGCTCCTGCCGGGCGGATGGCGGCAGCCGCGCTGGGAGGAAGCCTGGTTCCCCGACGCTTTTTCCGGTCCGATGGCCGCCTTGCTGTGCGCTTTGGAGGACGGCGTCGAGCCGGAAATCAGCGGCCGCGACAATTTGAAAACAATGGCGCTGGTCGACGCCTGTTATCTGTCGGCCCGCGAACACCGGGCCGTCGAGATCGCAGAGCTGCTGGTTTAG
- the sppA gene encoding signal peptide peptidase SppA, translated as MRYPRVLVCAFLGLVSLGACTASPALAAGPKVAEIKIHGAMPESAGSAGIFGELEQNLNQLVSRLDRAAKDDAIKAVVLRLRSPAVGRGKIEEIRGAIQRIRQAGKRVVAEIEQGDKNDYLIASACDEIVMPESGMLMLPGVRAEITFYKGLLEKLGVEADMMQVGDFKGAAEPMTRTSMSPQFRKQFESVIDDYYDQLIDTIAADRELSRAKVVDVIDIGLLTAPAAKKAGLIDEVAYADTLEARLAKSLDAAEVELVARYGKKEVDSDFSGMLGMVKLFELLLGDSKGNNASSKKKIAVVYAVGAITSGGSASSLFGSTTMGSDTIVKALQQAEKDKTVAAVVLRVDSPGGSALASDLIWRQIEQMEKPVIASMGDTAASGGYYISMGCDKIFAEEGTLTGSVGVVGGKVALGGLYDKLGLNTEVISRGKNSGLLSSDSMFSDSERKVFHDMMKETYQQFVAKAAAGRGLEFAAMEKLAGGRVWSGRQAQKNGLVDYVGTLRDALKYAKKSAGIPEDEKAEIMELPKPKTLFEELFEGDSGPLSETAARRVKSAVPGAAERLGEIQTLQSLFSEPAVLLAPYQIRIR; from the coding sequence ATGCGTTACCCACGAGTTCTCGTTTGCGCTTTTCTGGGCCTTGTTTCGCTGGGGGCCTGCACTGCGTCGCCAGCCCTGGCCGCCGGGCCGAAAGTGGCCGAGATCAAAATCCACGGCGCCATGCCGGAATCCGCCGGCAGCGCCGGGATTTTTGGCGAGCTGGAACAGAACCTGAACCAGCTGGTCTCCCGGCTGGATCGGGCCGCCAAAGATGACGCCATTAAAGCAGTCGTGCTGCGGCTGCGTTCCCCGGCCGTCGGTCGCGGCAAGATCGAAGAGATCCGCGGCGCCATCCAGCGCATCCGCCAGGCGGGCAAACGGGTTGTCGCCGAGATTGAGCAGGGGGACAAGAACGATTACCTGATCGCTTCGGCCTGCGATGAAATCGTCATGCCGGAGTCCGGCATGCTCATGTTGCCTGGCGTGCGCGCGGAGATCACCTTTTACAAGGGACTGCTGGAAAAGCTTGGCGTGGAAGCCGACATGATGCAGGTCGGCGACTTCAAAGGGGCGGCGGAACCGATGACCCGCACCAGCATGAGCCCCCAGTTTCGCAAGCAGTTTGAAAGCGTGATCGACGACTACTACGACCAGCTGATCGATACCATTGCGGCCGATCGCGAGCTCAGCCGGGCCAAGGTCGTAGACGTGATTGATATCGGCCTGCTCACCGCGCCTGCCGCCAAGAAAGCCGGCCTGATCGACGAAGTCGCCTATGCCGATACGCTGGAAGCCCGTCTGGCCAAAAGCCTGGACGCCGCCGAGGTGGAGCTGGTCGCCAGGTACGGCAAGAAAGAGGTCGATAGCGATTTCTCCGGCATGCTGGGCATGGTCAAGCTGTTTGAACTGCTGCTGGGGGACAGCAAAGGGAACAACGCCAGCTCCAAGAAAAAGATCGCCGTGGTGTACGCGGTGGGCGCCATCACCTCGGGCGGCAGCGCGTCCAGCCTGTTCGGCTCGACCACGATGGGCAGCGATACGATCGTCAAAGCGCTGCAGCAGGCCGAGAAAGATAAAACGGTCGCCGCGGTGGTGCTCCGCGTCGACAGCCCCGGCGGCTCGGCCCTCGCCAGCGACCTGATCTGGCGCCAGATTGAACAGATGGAGAAACCCGTGATCGCCAGCATGGGCGATACGGCGGCCAGCGGCGGCTACTACATTTCGATGGGTTGCGACAAGATCTTCGCGGAAGAGGGCACCCTGACCGGCTCGGTCGGCGTGGTCGGCGGCAAGGTTGCTCTGGGCGGCTTGTACGACAAGCTGGGGCTGAATACGGAAGTGATCAGCCGCGGCAAAAACAGCGGCCTGCTTTCGTCAGACTCGATGTTCTCGGACTCAGAGCGAAAAGTCTTTCACGACATGATGAAAGAAACCTATCAGCAGTTTGTCGCCAAAGCAGCCGCCGGACGCGGGCTGGAGTTCGCCGCCATGGAAAAGCTGGCCGGAGGCCGGGTCTGGTCAGGTCGCCAGGCGCAGAAGAACGGGCTGGTCGACTACGTCGGCACGCTCCGCGACGCTCTCAAATACGCCAAGAAGTCGGCCGGCATCCCGGAAGACGAAAAAGCCGAAATCATGGAGCTGCCCAAGCCGAAAACGCTGTTCGAAGAACTGTTCGAAGGGGATAGCGGTCCGCTCTCCGAGACGGCCGCCCGGCGCGTCAAGTCGGCCGTCCCTGGCGCGGCCGAGCGCCTGGGCGAAATCCAGACGCTGCAGTCGCTCTTCAGCGAACCGGCCGTGCTGCTGGCCCCGTATCAGATTCGCATCCGTTAA
- a CDS encoding sigma-70 family RNA polymerase sigma factor: MCGTSTLSRVSKKSYATKQRKDSLAARAQLRERAERILQREIDFIPSEEFAELTEEMAFEPPVGPWRTAPSPAALRELPVYLQQMCAGHLLSPERERELFRQMNFCKFQAALLREQLDSELPDVSLMERIERLLRMGETARNEILSANLRLVISIVKKFATPRLSFDDLLSDGAASLLKAAEKFDYTRGFRFSTYAYRAIVGNTLRKMTDDRKRESRFAPLEPAQIDAPADADCSALSQARREWAGSQLTGLLEKLDQRERHIIEGRFALGATPTVQTFQSLADEYGISKERIRQLAERALKKLHEMAAQIQLDDMLDPAAL, from the coding sequence ATGTGCGGTACATCAACATTAAGTCGCGTTTCTAAAAAGAGTTACGCTACAAAACAGCGAAAGGATTCGCTGGCGGCCCGAGCCCAGCTGCGTGAACGAGCTGAACGAATTCTGCAGCGGGAAATCGACTTCATTCCCAGTGAAGAGTTCGCCGAGCTGACCGAAGAAATGGCTTTTGAGCCGCCGGTCGGCCCCTGGCGGACGGCCCCCTCGCCAGCCGCCCTGCGGGAGTTGCCGGTCTATTTACAGCAGATGTGCGCCGGCCACCTGCTCTCGCCGGAGCGGGAACGGGAGCTGTTCCGCCAGATGAACTTCTGCAAGTTTCAGGCCGCACTGCTGCGCGAGCAGCTCGATAGCGAACTTCCCGATGTGTCCCTGATGGAGCGGATCGAACGGCTGCTGAGGATGGGAGAAACGGCGCGGAACGAGATCCTCAGCGCCAACCTGCGGCTGGTCATTTCGATCGTGAAAAAGTTCGCCACGCCCCGACTCTCGTTTGACGATTTGCTGAGCGACGGGGCCGCTTCCCTGCTCAAAGCGGCCGAGAAATTCGACTACACCCGCGGCTTCCGGTTCAGCACGTACGCCTATCGGGCGATTGTCGGCAACACGCTGCGAAAAATGACCGACGACCGGAAACGGGAGTCGCGCTTCGCCCCGCTGGAACCGGCCCAGATTGACGCGCCGGCGGACGCCGATTGCTCCGCCCTGTCGCAGGCCCGGCGGGAATGGGCCGGCTCCCAGTTGACCGGGCTGCTGGAGAAACTCGATCAGCGGGAACGGCATATCATCGAAGGCCGCTTCGCCCTGGGAGCCACGCCCACGGTGCAAACCTTCCAGTCGCTGGCCGATGAGTACGGCATTTCCAAGGAACGGATCCGGCAGCTGGCCGAAAGGGCCCTGAAAAAACTCCACGAAATGGCGGCCCAGATCCAGCTCGACGACATGCTCGACCCGGCCGCGTTATAA